Proteins encoded in a region of the Neodiprion lecontei isolate iyNeoLeco1 chromosome 5, iyNeoLeco1.1, whole genome shotgun sequence genome:
- the LOC107219194 gene encoding diacylglycerol kinase epsilon isoform X1 has product MWEGELSDVILPTVSTMIIFVMTINIVRYLMAEPHIHIRDATKSHSWKPIKRISRAHFCSICESLLINVDGLYCDSCGVCADRGCFKLADKQLKCKDITLASDQPMKHHWVKGNLPVTAMCDVCDEECETEPGLLDWWCCWCQRCVHDLCKSNLPEICDFGKFKLMIVPPGSLEVVNTRSKMRRRLQLRKIIPPLWPNWNPIIIVANRKSGNNDGAAILSLFRRLLNPAQVVDLADRDPVAVLEWCRLLGDVSCNILVAGGDGTVAWLLNTIHKLQLKPIPSVAILPLGTGNDLSRVLGWGKEHNSDLDPAATLQQIQAAQKVDLDRWQVSVKPFRGLGFRGSSKDHFMYNYISIGVDAQVTLSFHRARESCFYLFSHRIFNKLLYLGFGTQQVVERECRDLDKKIELYLDGNKVELPSIESIVVLNIPSWGAGVDLWNMIPQGVDGVQEQSINDGKLEVVAIYSSFHMAQLQVGLSQPHHLGQASNIKIKLLGSCAVQIDGEPWYQHPCEFNISYCNRASMLKSNYN; this is encoded by the exons ATGTGGGAAGGAGAATTGAGTGAcgttattctacctacagtATCGACAATGATCATTTTCGTTATGACAATAAACATTGTCAGATACTTGATGGCTGAGCCGCACATCCACATTAGAGATGCGACTAAATCACATTCGTGGAAACCAATCAAGAGAATATCTAGG GCACATTTCTGCAGCATATGCGAATCACTGCTCATCAACGTCGATGGTCTTTATTGCGACTCGTGTGGAGTCTGTGCCGATCGAGGCTGTTTCAAACTCGCGGATAAACAGCTGAAATGTAAAGACATAACGCTAGCTAGTGACCAACCAATGAAACATCATTGGGTCAAAG GTAACTTGCCAGTAACTGCGATGTGCGATGTTTGTGATGAAGAATGTGAAACTGAACCAGGGCTATTGGATTGGTGGTGTTGTTGGTGTCAACGATGCGTTCATGATCTCTGTAAATCTAATTTACCAGAG ATATGTGACTTTGGGAAATTCAAGCTGATGATAGTGCCGCCGGGAAGTTTGGAAGTAGTCAACACCCGCAGCAAGATGCGCCGTCGACTTCAACTCCGTAAAATAATACCTCCACTGTGGCCAAACTGGAATCCCATAATTATTGTTG CCAATAGAAAATCGGGTAATAACGACGGGGCTGCAATATTGTCACTATTTCGAAGGCTCCTAAACCCAGCGCAAGTTGTTGACCTCGCTGATCGAGATCCTGTCGCAGTGCTTGAATGGTGCCGTTTGCTCGGAGATGTTTCGTGCAACATTCTTGTCGCTGGTGGTGATGGGACTGTGGCCTGGCTTCTCAACACGATTCATAAACTCCAACTAAAG CCGATTCCATCTGTGGCAATACTACCTCTGGGAACAGGTAATGACTTGTCTCGTGTTCTGGGATGGGGAAAAGAGCATAATTCGGATCTAGATCCAGCAGCCACCTTGCAGCAGATACAAGCCGCCCAGAAGGTGGATCTTGACAG atgGCAGGTATCAGTAAAACCATTCAGAGGTCTTGGATTCAGGGGTTCGAGCAAAGATCATTTCATGTACAACTACATAAGTATTGGTGTAGATGCACAGGTCACATTGAGTTTTCATCGCGCCAGAGAAAGttgtttctatttattcaGTCACAGAATATTTAACAAG CTTCTCTATCTGGGCTTTGGGACACAGCAAGTTGTCGAGAGAGAATGCAGAGAtttggacaaaaaaattgaactttacTTGGATGGAAACAAAGTAGAACTACCATCAATTGAAAGTATTGTCGTTCTTAACATACCTTCTTGGGGTGCCGGTGTTGATCTCTGGAATATGATTCCTCAAG GAGTTGATGGTGTTCAAGAGCAAAGCATAAATGACGGAAAGTTAGAAGTTGTTGCGAtatattcttcatttcatATGGCCCAACTCCAAGTGGGTCTGTCTCAGCCTCATCATCTGGGGCAGGCATCAAATATTAAG ataaaattgCTTGGTTCATGCGCAGTACAAATAGATGGAGAACCTTGGTATCAGCATCCTTGTGAATTTAACATTTCGTACTGCAATCGGGCATCGATGTTGAAAAGTAACTACAACTAA
- the LOC107219194 gene encoding diacylglycerol kinase epsilon isoform X2, which produces MWEGELSDVILPTVSTMIIFVMTINIVRYLMAEPHIHIRDATKSHSWKPIKRISRAHFCSICESLLINVDGLYCDSCGVCADRGCFKLADKQLKCKDITLASDQPMKHHWVKGNLPVTAMCDVCDEECETEPGLLDWWCCWCQRCVHDLCKSNLPEICDFGKFKLMIVPPGSLEVVNTRSKMRRRLQLRKIIPPLWPNWNPIIIVANRKSGNNDGAAILSLFRRLLNPAQVVDLADRDPVAVLEWCRLLGDVSCNILVAGGDGTVAWLLNTIHKLQLKPIPSVAILPLGTGNDLSRVLGWGKEHNSDLDPAATLQQIQAAQKVDLDRWQVSVKPFRGLGFRGSSKDHFMYNYISIGVDAQVTLSFHRARESCFYLFSHRIFNKLLYLGFGTQQVVERECRDLDKKIELYLDGNKVELPSIESIVVLNIPSWGAGVDLWNMIPQDKIAWFMRSTNRWRTLVSASL; this is translated from the exons ATGTGGGAAGGAGAATTGAGTGAcgttattctacctacagtATCGACAATGATCATTTTCGTTATGACAATAAACATTGTCAGATACTTGATGGCTGAGCCGCACATCCACATTAGAGATGCGACTAAATCACATTCGTGGAAACCAATCAAGAGAATATCTAGG GCACATTTCTGCAGCATATGCGAATCACTGCTCATCAACGTCGATGGTCTTTATTGCGACTCGTGTGGAGTCTGTGCCGATCGAGGCTGTTTCAAACTCGCGGATAAACAGCTGAAATGTAAAGACATAACGCTAGCTAGTGACCAACCAATGAAACATCATTGGGTCAAAG GTAACTTGCCAGTAACTGCGATGTGCGATGTTTGTGATGAAGAATGTGAAACTGAACCAGGGCTATTGGATTGGTGGTGTTGTTGGTGTCAACGATGCGTTCATGATCTCTGTAAATCTAATTTACCAGAG ATATGTGACTTTGGGAAATTCAAGCTGATGATAGTGCCGCCGGGAAGTTTGGAAGTAGTCAACACCCGCAGCAAGATGCGCCGTCGACTTCAACTCCGTAAAATAATACCTCCACTGTGGCCAAACTGGAATCCCATAATTATTGTTG CCAATAGAAAATCGGGTAATAACGACGGGGCTGCAATATTGTCACTATTTCGAAGGCTCCTAAACCCAGCGCAAGTTGTTGACCTCGCTGATCGAGATCCTGTCGCAGTGCTTGAATGGTGCCGTTTGCTCGGAGATGTTTCGTGCAACATTCTTGTCGCTGGTGGTGATGGGACTGTGGCCTGGCTTCTCAACACGATTCATAAACTCCAACTAAAG CCGATTCCATCTGTGGCAATACTACCTCTGGGAACAGGTAATGACTTGTCTCGTGTTCTGGGATGGGGAAAAGAGCATAATTCGGATCTAGATCCAGCAGCCACCTTGCAGCAGATACAAGCCGCCCAGAAGGTGGATCTTGACAG atgGCAGGTATCAGTAAAACCATTCAGAGGTCTTGGATTCAGGGGTTCGAGCAAAGATCATTTCATGTACAACTACATAAGTATTGGTGTAGATGCACAGGTCACATTGAGTTTTCATCGCGCCAGAGAAAGttgtttctatttattcaGTCACAGAATATTTAACAAG CTTCTCTATCTGGGCTTTGGGACACAGCAAGTTGTCGAGAGAGAATGCAGAGAtttggacaaaaaaattgaactttacTTGGATGGAAACAAAGTAGAACTACCATCAATTGAAAGTATTGTCGTTCTTAACATACCTTCTTGGGGTGCCGGTGTTGATCTCTGGAATATGATTCCTCAAG ataaaattgCTTGGTTCATGCGCAGTACAAATAGATGGAGAACCTTGGTATCAGCATCCTTGTGA